One segment of Paraburkholderia sp. PREW-6R DNA contains the following:
- a CDS encoding amidohydrolase family protein has translation MSIDAHQHYWDPARGDYEWLTPDLKTLYRPFAPADLKPLREQAGIGRTVVVQAAPTIDETRYLLDLARSETSIAGVVGWVPLLLPTAPALIEAFAHDPKFKGVRPMLQDLPDDTWIANPDLTPAIESLIAHDLAFDALIYARHAEHVETLAKRFPALRMVIDHGAKPPVRDGRAGWQSWADAITRLAQLPNVQCKLSGLATEAAPGWSEETLRPYVEHLLATFGPTRLMWGSDWPVLNLNGDYAQWHSTAESLLASLDEAERDAVFGGNAVAFYRLGE, from the coding sequence ATGTCCATCGACGCTCACCAGCATTACTGGGACCCCGCGCGGGGCGACTACGAGTGGCTTACTCCGGACTTGAAGACGCTGTACCGGCCGTTCGCGCCGGCCGATCTCAAGCCGTTGCGCGAGCAGGCGGGCATCGGGCGAACAGTCGTCGTGCAGGCCGCGCCCACCATCGACGAAACGCGTTATCTGCTCGATCTCGCGCGTAGCGAGACGTCGATCGCGGGAGTGGTCGGCTGGGTGCCGTTGCTGTTGCCCACCGCGCCGGCATTGATTGAGGCGTTTGCACACGATCCGAAGTTCAAGGGCGTGCGGCCCATGTTGCAGGATCTGCCCGACGACACGTGGATCGCGAACCCCGATCTCACGCCTGCGATCGAATCCCTGATCGCGCACGACCTTGCGTTCGACGCGCTGATCTATGCGCGTCACGCCGAGCATGTCGAAACCTTGGCAAAGCGCTTTCCCGCGCTGCGCATGGTGATCGACCACGGCGCGAAGCCGCCGGTCCGGGATGGCCGCGCTGGCTGGCAAAGCTGGGCCGACGCGATCACACGGCTCGCGCAGTTACCGAACGTGCAGTGCAAGCTGTCGGGTCTCGCCACCGAAGCGGCGCCGGGCTGGAGCGAGGAAACGCTGCGGCCGTATGTCGAGCATCTTCTCGCGACGTTCGGTCCTACGCGCCTGATGTGGGGCAGCGACTGGCCCGTACTCAATCTGAACGGCGATTACGCGCAGTGGCATTCGACGGCAGAGTCGCTGCTCGCGTCGTTGGACGAGGCCGAGCGCGATGCGGTGTTCGGCGGCAACGCCGTCGCGTTCTACAGGCTGGGAGAATAG
- a CDS encoding aldo/keto reductase, whose product MTATTGSKITRLREIGRTGLKVTGLGLGTAPLGGLYRDLSDEEAHATVAAAWNAGVRYFDTAPHYGNTKAEHRLGDVLRRYPRADYVLSTKVGRRFVPRTTPLDDREGWQNPLPFEAIYDYTHDGILRSFEDSQQRLGIVQIDILLVHDIGRVTHGEHNGHYWQQLTEGGGFRALDRLRATGAVKAVGLGVNEGAVILDALAEFDIDCALLAGRYTLLEQTTLEDLLPACEQRGVSILLGGAFNSGILARGVEGDLKFNYGDAPREVIERVARLEAVCRSFGVPLAAAALQFPYAHPAVATVLTGARSADELRENAASFEQPIPAGLWSALREQGLLDPRAPAPED is encoded by the coding sequence ATGACGGCAACTACCGGCTCGAAGATCACGCGGCTGCGCGAGATTGGCCGCACCGGCCTGAAAGTGACCGGCCTGGGCCTTGGCACGGCGCCGTTAGGCGGCTTGTACCGCGATCTTTCCGACGAGGAAGCCCACGCAACCGTCGCCGCAGCGTGGAACGCCGGCGTGCGCTACTTCGACACCGCGCCGCACTATGGCAATACCAAAGCCGAACATCGGCTGGGCGACGTATTGCGCCGCTATCCCCGTGCCGACTACGTGCTGTCCACGAAAGTGGGGCGTCGATTCGTGCCGCGCACCACGCCGCTCGACGACAGGGAAGGCTGGCAAAACCCACTCCCTTTCGAGGCGATCTACGACTACACGCACGACGGCATTCTGCGTTCGTTCGAAGACAGCCAGCAGCGGCTGGGCATTGTCCAGATCGACATCCTGCTGGTACACGACATTGGCCGCGTCACGCATGGCGAGCACAACGGACACTACTGGCAGCAGTTGACCGAAGGCGGCGGTTTTCGCGCACTCGACAGGTTGCGCGCCACCGGCGCGGTGAAAGCGGTGGGGCTTGGCGTCAATGAAGGCGCGGTCATCCTCGATGCGCTGGCCGAGTTCGATATCGATTGCGCGTTGCTCGCGGGGCGTTATACGCTGCTCGAACAGACCACGCTGGAGGACCTGTTGCCGGCCTGCGAGCAGCGCGGCGTCAGCATCCTGTTAGGCGGCGCGTTTAATTCGGGCATTCTGGCGCGCGGCGTCGAGGGCGATCTGAAATTCAATTACGGCGATGCGCCGCGCGAGGTGATCGAGCGCGTTGCACGGCTGGAGGCGGTGTGCCGTTCGTTTGGCGTGCCGCTCGCGGCCGCCGCCTTGCAGTTTCCGTATGCGCATCCGGCGGTCGCCACCGTGCTGACCGGCGCGCGCAGTGCCGACGAATTGCGTGAAAACGCGGCGTCGTTCGAACAGCCGATTCCGGCGGGCCTGTGGTCCGCGTTGCGCGAACAGGGCTTGCTCGACCCGCGTGCGCCCGCGCCAGAGGATTGA
- a CDS encoding UxaA family hydrolase has protein sequence MTDTSVASAAASPPMLQGYLRSDGRKGIRNVVAVAYLVECAHHVAREIVTQFREPLDAFDDPSAERDPPVHLIGFPGCYPNGYAEKMLERLTTHPNVGAVLFVSLGCESMNKHYLVDVVRASGRPVEVLTIQEKGGTRSTIQYGVDWIRGVRGQLAAQQRVPMALSELVVGTICGGSDGTSGITANPAVGRAFDHLIDAGATCIFEETGELVGCEFHMKTRAARPELGEEIVACVAKAARYYSILGHGSFAVGNADGGLTTLEEKSLGAYAKSGASPIVGIVKPGDVPPTGGLYLLDVVPDGEPRFGFPNISDNAEIGELIACGAHVILFTTGRGSVVGSAISPVIKICANPATYRNLSGDMDVDAGRILEGRGTLDEVGREVFEQTVAVSLGAASKSETLGHQEFILTYKTFEPVGPACLPVSPSTGQMHRVVAIEPH, from the coding sequence ATGACTGACACTTCCGTAGCATCTGCCGCCGCCTCGCCACCCATGCTGCAAGGTTATCTGCGCAGCGACGGCCGCAAGGGTATCCGCAATGTAGTCGCGGTCGCCTATCTGGTCGAATGCGCGCACCACGTCGCGCGTGAAATCGTCACGCAGTTTCGCGAGCCGCTCGACGCGTTCGACGACCCGTCCGCCGAGCGCGACCCGCCGGTTCATCTGATCGGCTTTCCGGGCTGCTATCCGAACGGCTACGCGGAAAAGATGCTGGAGCGGCTGACCACGCATCCCAACGTGGGGGCCGTGCTGTTCGTGTCGCTCGGTTGCGAGAGTATGAACAAGCACTATCTCGTCGATGTGGTGCGCGCAAGCGGCCGTCCCGTCGAAGTGCTGACGATTCAGGAGAAGGGCGGCACGCGCAGCACGATCCAATACGGCGTGGACTGGATTCGCGGCGTGCGCGGACAACTCGCCGCGCAGCAACGGGTGCCGATGGCGCTGAGCGAACTGGTGGTGGGCACGATCTGCGGCGGCTCGGACGGCACGAGCGGCATTACCGCCAATCCCGCCGTTGGCCGTGCGTTCGATCATCTGATCGACGCGGGCGCCACGTGCATCTTCGAGGAAACGGGCGAACTGGTGGGCTGCGAGTTTCATATGAAGACCCGCGCGGCGCGACCGGAGTTGGGCGAGGAAATCGTCGCATGCGTGGCCAAGGCGGCGCGCTACTACTCGATTCTCGGTCACGGCAGTTTTGCGGTCGGCAACGCGGACGGCGGCCTCACCACGCTGGAGGAAAAGTCGCTCGGCGCGTATGCGAAGAGTGGCGCGTCACCGATTGTCGGCATCGTCAAACCCGGCGATGTGCCGCCCACCGGCGGTCTTTACCTGCTCGACGTCGTGCCCGACGGCGAGCCGCGCTTCGGCTTTCCGAATATCAGCGACAACGCCGAAATCGGCGAGTTGATCGCGTGCGGCGCGCACGTGATCCTGTTCACGACGGGACGCGGCTCGGTGGTCGGCTCGGCGATCTCGCCGGTGATCAAGATTTGCGCAAATCCGGCCACGTATCGCAATCTTTCCGGCGACATGGACGTGGACGCGGGCCGCATTCTCGAAGGCCGCGGTACGCTCGACGAAGTGGGTCGCGAAGTATTCGAGCAGACCGTGGCCGTGTCGCTCGGCGCGGCGTCGAAGTCGGAAACGCTCGGACATCAGGAATTCATTCTGACTTACAAGACGTTCGAGCCGGTCGGACCGGCGTGTTTGCCGGTTTCGCCAAGCACGGGTCAGATGCACCGTGTGGTGGCAATTGAGCCGCATTGA
- a CDS encoding UxaA family hydrolase — protein MTSPLLSTDPRLILLSPADNCLIAAARLDAGTQIEIEGEIVTLARTIDLGHKLARRQLAKDDKVLRYGAVIGHVTGAVARGEHLHTHNLESDYLPTYTHDAGHEFIHH, from the coding sequence TTGACCAGCCCCTTGTTGTCCACTGATCCGCGACTCATACTGCTCAGTCCCGCCGACAACTGTCTGATCGCGGCAGCACGCCTCGACGCGGGCACGCAGATCGAGATTGAAGGCGAGATCGTGACGCTCGCGAGGACCATCGACCTGGGTCATAAACTCGCGCGCCGGCAGCTTGCGAAAGACGACAAAGTGCTGCGCTATGGCGCCGTGATCGGTCATGTGACCGGCGCGGTGGCGCGCGGCGAGCATCTGCACACGCATAACCTCGAAAGCGACTACCTGCCCACCTATACGCACGACGCGGGCCATGAGTTCATCCATCACTGA
- a CDS encoding IclR family transcriptional regulator: protein MDAEDKDDADRYRAPALDKGLDILELLAEQKEGLTRAEITKLLGRNASEMYRMLERLVARQYVVRSAGGDRYSLSLKLYALAHRHPPMNRLISEALPLMQRFADAAEQSCHLVVYDRGNLLVIAQVDGPGTWGMSVRLGSRVGLIDTGSGRVMLALQSVEQREQMLAEHTKVKGEVTIDRDALENACERIRLAGFSQKDSQQTFGVTDVTFPILGPSGQAIAALTCPYLRRIDEYVAPTLEAATSLLRETVQALSMFRERAA from the coding sequence ATGGACGCAGAAGACAAAGACGACGCCGACCGATACCGCGCTCCCGCGCTCGATAAAGGTCTCGATATCCTCGAACTGCTCGCCGAGCAGAAAGAAGGGCTTACGCGCGCCGAAATCACCAAGCTGCTGGGACGCAACGCGAGCGAGATGTACCGGATGCTCGAACGGCTGGTCGCACGGCAGTACGTGGTGCGCTCGGCCGGCGGCGATCGCTATTCGCTGAGTCTGAAGCTATATGCACTCGCGCATCGTCATCCGCCGATGAACCGGCTGATCTCCGAAGCGCTGCCGCTCATGCAGCGCTTTGCCGATGCTGCGGAGCAATCGTGTCACCTCGTTGTCTACGACCGTGGCAATCTGCTGGTCATCGCGCAAGTGGATGGACCCGGCACGTGGGGCATGTCGGTGCGGCTAGGCTCGCGCGTCGGTTTGATCGACACGGGTTCGGGCCGCGTGATGCTCGCGCTTCAAAGCGTCGAACAACGCGAACAGATGCTGGCCGAACATACGAAGGTAAAAGGCGAGGTGACGATCGATCGCGACGCTCTGGAAAACGCTTGCGAACGGATCCGGCTCGCCGGGTTTTCGCAGAAGGACAGTCAGCAGACGTTCGGCGTGACCGACGTGACGTTTCCGATTCTGGGCCCCTCCGGCCAGGCCATTGCCGCGCTCACCTGCCCGTATTTGCGGCGCATCGACGAATACGTTGCGCCGACGCTGGAAGCAGCCACGTCGCTACTGCGCGAGACGGTACAGGCGCTGTCCATGTTCCGCGAACGCGCGGCCTGA
- a CDS encoding GNAT family N-acetyltransferase: protein MTVRNLDAVFRPKSVAVIGASARAGSIGAMVWARVLEGGFQGPLWPVNPKYETLDGRPVIHNAGDLPEPPSVALICTPPDTWPGIIHQLGGLGTRAAIIVGEARSDDDRLALRHALSAARPHLLRIVGPGSLGVVSPALHAQLGAPSCTVKAGGVAWVSQSNALTNAVLGWARARGLGFSHAVALGGEADVDAGDVLDYLASDPGTRAILLELETVRAARKFMSAARAAARNKPVLALRSGRADPADPLYTAAFRRAGMVRVDSLDDLLDEIETLGVGRVAAGASATLITSDRGLATLARDAFAAAGDTLATWPPEASGALRAVLPHAVGGNPLQLGDDARPEHFGTALKLLADHRSTGTAFVVHASTHSAPVGEVARALIASQGVAYRGLLACFFGGVDSATRDALHAQGIPVHTTPQRLARAFARLVDYRMGRELLMQTPEGLPAQVPEAIDAAQAQAREALAAGEHQLTGDAAARLLSRFGLQVERRPADSAPSGFAERRAAKVAETNVAKGAEEGTASSGDTVAHQVGKTGACEQAVPETKPIVGIAVDLHDDDNFGPVFRFTAPSSDGVSEPLRVYGLPPLNPVLARDIVTRSPYARLVAPEPALAALTALSQAVCDVKEIVGLSLTLSVYRDHVAVVDPVLSIAARRSRLAIVPYPRRFEETLDWQGLRVTVRPIRPEDEAAHHDFVEAMTPEDLRLRFFGTVGSFDHSQLARMTQIDYDREMALIATVHSEGFERTLGVVRAVADPDNETAEFAVAVRSDQKGRRLGRLLMDRIIRYAKARGIHWLVGEALRENTPMISLARAFGFTITQTEDPAVVGFRLALDGPAPEAAQPASA from the coding sequence GTGACCGTTCGCAATCTCGACGCCGTGTTTCGCCCCAAGTCCGTCGCTGTGATCGGCGCGTCAGCGCGTGCGGGCAGCATCGGCGCGATGGTGTGGGCGCGCGTGCTGGAAGGCGGCTTCCAGGGGCCGCTATGGCCGGTCAATCCGAAATACGAGACGCTCGACGGCCGCCCCGTGATTCACAACGCGGGCGATCTGCCCGAGCCGCCCAGCGTCGCGCTGATCTGCACGCCGCCCGACACGTGGCCCGGCATCATCCATCAGCTCGGCGGGTTGGGCACGCGCGCGGCGATCATCGTCGGCGAAGCGCGCAGCGATGACGATCGGCTCGCGCTGCGCCACGCGCTTTCGGCGGCGCGGCCACACCTGCTGAGAATCGTCGGACCGGGCAGTCTCGGCGTGGTGTCGCCGGCGCTGCACGCGCAACTCGGCGCACCTTCGTGCACGGTGAAGGCGGGCGGCGTGGCCTGGGTGTCGCAGTCGAACGCGTTGACGAACGCCGTGCTCGGCTGGGCGCGCGCACGTGGGCTGGGTTTCTCGCATGCAGTCGCGCTCGGCGGCGAAGCGGACGTCGACGCCGGCGACGTGCTCGATTATCTGGCGAGCGACCCCGGCACGCGCGCGATCCTGCTCGAACTGGAGACGGTGCGGGCTGCCCGCAAGTTCATGTCGGCGGCTCGTGCGGCGGCGCGTAACAAGCCGGTACTGGCGCTGCGCTCGGGACGTGCCGATCCCGCCGACCCGCTTTACACCGCCGCGTTCCGGCGCGCGGGCATGGTGCGCGTGGACTCGCTCGACGATCTGCTCGACGAAATCGAAACGCTCGGCGTGGGCCGCGTAGCGGCGGGCGCCAGTGCGACGCTCATTACGAGCGACCGCGGCCTCGCCACGCTTGCCCGTGACGCGTTCGCCGCGGCGGGCGACACGTTGGCGACGTGGCCGCCCGAGGCGTCGGGTGCATTGCGAGCGGTGCTGCCGCACGCGGTCGGCGGCAATCCGTTGCAGCTTGGCGACGACGCGCGGCCCGAACACTTCGGCACGGCGCTCAAACTGCTCGCCGACCATCGCAGCACAGGCACGGCGTTCGTCGTGCATGCATCGACGCACAGCGCGCCGGTCGGCGAAGTCGCGCGGGCGCTGATCGCCAGTCAGGGCGTTGCGTATCGCGGACTGCTTGCATGCTTTTTCGGCGGCGTGGATTCCGCCACGCGCGACGCGCTGCACGCACAAGGCATTCCGGTGCATACCACGCCGCAGCGGCTCGCCCGCGCGTTCGCCCGTCTCGTCGATTATCGGATGGGGCGCGAATTGCTGATGCAGACGCCGGAAGGTCTGCCGGCACAAGTGCCGGAAGCGATCGACGCCGCGCAGGCGCAGGCCCGCGAGGCGCTCGCGGCAGGTGAGCACCAGCTAACCGGCGACGCAGCGGCGCGGTTGCTGTCGCGGTTTGGGCTCCAGGTCGAACGCCGGCCGGCAGACTCGGCGCCTTCCGGTTTTGCCGAGCGGCGGGCGGCCAAGGTCGCCGAGACGAACGTGGCCAAAGGCGCGGAAGAGGGCACAGCGAGCAGCGGCGACACAGTTGCGCACCAAGTCGGGAAGACCGGCGCGTGCGAGCAAGCCGTGCCGGAGACAAAGCCGATCGTCGGCATCGCCGTCGACCTCCACGACGACGACAATTTCGGCCCGGTGTTCCGCTTCACGGCGCCATCGTCGGACGGGGTTTCCGAGCCGTTGCGCGTGTATGGGCTGCCACCGCTGAACCCCGTGCTTGCGCGCGACATCGTCACGCGTTCACCGTACGCGCGGCTCGTTGCGCCGGAGCCTGCGTTGGCCGCCCTTACGGCGCTATCGCAAGCGGTGTGCGATGTGAAGGAGATCGTCGGGCTGTCGTTGACGCTGAGCGTGTACCGCGATCACGTCGCGGTAGTGGACCCGGTGCTCAGCATTGCTGCGAGGCGCAGCCGCCTCGCGATCGTGCCTTATCCGCGCCGCTTCGAGGAAACATTGGACTGGCAGGGGTTACGCGTCACGGTGCGGCCGATCCGTCCGGAAGACGAAGCCGCCCACCACGATTTTGTCGAGGCGATGACGCCGGAGGATTTACGGCTGCGCTTTTTCGGCACGGTGGGCAGTTTCGACCATTCGCAACTGGCGCGCATGACCCAGATCGACTATGACCGCGAAATGGCGCTGATCGCTACCGTCCACAGCGAAGGGTTCGAACGGACACTCGGCGTGGTGCGCGCCGTTGCCGATCCCGACAACGAGACGGCCGAGTTTGCGGTTGCGGTGCGTTCCGATCAGAAAGGCCGGCGGCTGGGCCGGCTATTGATGGACAGGATCATCCGGTATGCGAAAGCGCGCGGCATCCATTGGCTCGTTGGCGAAGCGTTGCGCGAAAACACGCCGATGATTTCGCTCGCGAGGGCCTTCGGTTTCACGATCACGCAAACCGAAGACCCGGCGGTGGTGGGCTTCAGACTGGCGCTGGACGGGCCCGCGCCTGAAGCCGCTCAGCCTGCGAGCGCGTAG
- a CDS encoding peptide chain release factor 3: MSVSELKRRRTFAVISHPDAGKTTLTEKLLLFSGAIQIAGTVKGRKSNRYATSDWMEIEKQRGISVASSVMQFEYGDAVINLLDTPGHEDFSEDTYRVLTAVDAAVMVIDGANGVEAQTLKLLEVCRSRKTPIVTFINKLDREVREPLELLDEIEQHLGVAAVPFTWPIGMGKDFQGVYDIQRDQVRLFRAGQEKAGGEVETLQALSDEEGERRFGHAWVKAKEEIDLITGATPDFDREKFLAGDQSPVLFGSAINNFGVKEILDALVDLAPPPSMRMTVQRPVMPDEPKFTGVVFKVQANMDLAHRDRVAFIRVCSGRFERGMAVKVTRSNKTFRANNVVTFLSQRRETVSEAYPGDIIGIPNHGTLSLGDTLTEGEQLQFVGLPFFAPEIFQTVEVVDPMRAKQLGEALKQLGEEGAIQVFRPEVGGLMILGAVGQLQFEVVAHRLSTEYKVDVRMAPARYRMSRWVTSDDPAELRRFTDSYAARIALDASDAPTYLASHVSEIEVAQKAWPKIVFNELREHSGAPFKKAM, encoded by the coding sequence ATGTCAGTCTCCGAACTTAAACGCCGCCGCACGTTCGCGGTCATTTCCCACCCGGACGCGGGTAAGACCACGCTCACAGAGAAGCTGCTGCTGTTCTCGGGCGCGATCCAGATCGCCGGCACCGTGAAGGGCCGCAAGAGCAACCGCTACGCGACGTCCGACTGGATGGAGATCGAAAAGCAGCGGGGCATTTCGGTAGCCAGTTCGGTGATGCAGTTCGAGTACGGCGACGCCGTCATCAATCTGCTCGACACGCCGGGCCACGAAGACTTCTCTGAAGACACTTACCGCGTGCTGACTGCGGTCGACGCGGCCGTGATGGTCATCGATGGCGCGAACGGCGTTGAAGCGCAGACGCTGAAACTGCTCGAAGTGTGTCGTAGCCGCAAGACGCCGATCGTCACGTTCATCAACAAGCTCGACCGAGAAGTGCGCGAGCCGCTCGAACTGCTCGATGAAATCGAGCAGCATCTGGGCGTCGCCGCCGTGCCGTTCACCTGGCCGATCGGCATGGGCAAGGATTTCCAGGGCGTCTACGACATTCAACGCGATCAGGTTCGCCTGTTCCGTGCCGGGCAAGAAAAGGCGGGCGGCGAAGTGGAAACGCTGCAGGCTTTGAGCGACGAGGAAGGCGAGCGCCGCTTCGGCCATGCGTGGGTCAAGGCGAAAGAAGAGATCGACCTGATCACCGGCGCGACGCCCGATTTCGATCGCGAAAAGTTTTTGGCGGGCGACCAGTCGCCGGTGCTGTTCGGCTCGGCAATCAACAACTTCGGCGTGAAGGAAATTCTCGACGCGCTCGTCGATCTCGCGCCGCCGCCTTCCATGCGCATGACCGTGCAGCGTCCGGTCATGCCGGACGAACCCAAGTTCACTGGCGTCGTATTCAAGGTGCAGGCGAACATGGACCTCGCGCACCGCGACCGCGTGGCGTTCATTCGCGTATGTTCAGGGCGTTTCGAGCGCGGCATGGCCGTCAAGGTGACGCGCTCGAACAAAACGTTTCGCGCCAACAATGTGGTGACGTTCCTGTCGCAGCGCCGCGAGACGGTGAGCGAGGCGTATCCGGGCGACATCATCGGTATTCCGAACCACGGCACGCTGAGTCTCGGCGATACGTTGACCGAAGGCGAGCAGTTGCAGTTCGTCGGCCTGCCATTCTTTGCGCCGGAAATTTTCCAGACGGTGGAAGTGGTCGACCCGATGCGCGCCAAACAGCTTGGCGAGGCGCTCAAGCAACTCGGCGAGGAAGGCGCGATTCAGGTGTTCCGTCCCGAAGTGGGCGGCCTGATGATTCTCGGCGCGGTCGGGCAACTGCAGTTCGAAGTGGTGGCGCACCGCCTGTCGACGGAATACAAGGTCGATGTGCGGATGGCGCCGGCGCGTTACCGCATGTCGCGCTGGGTCACAAGCGACGATCCGGCGGAATTGCGCCGCTTCACCGATTCCTACGCGGCGCGGATTGCACTCGACGCATCGGACGCGCCGACGTATCTCGCTTCGCATGTGTCGGAAATCGAAGTCGCGCAGAAGGCCTGGCCGAAGATCGTGTTCAATGAATTGCGCGAGCATTCGGGCGCGCCGTTCAAGAAAGCGATGTAA
- a CDS encoding H-NS histone family protein, translating into MAASYKQLTAQLEKLHQEVAAAREQEVAQAIAEIKQKIAEYDLTAEELGFTGKPVAGRKATSVARYRDPTTGQTWSGRGRSPAWLAGKDRERFLIKT; encoded by the coding sequence ATGGCAGCCTCTTACAAGCAATTGACGGCTCAACTCGAGAAGCTCCATCAGGAAGTCGCTGCGGCGCGCGAGCAGGAAGTCGCGCAGGCCATCGCGGAGATCAAACAGAAGATCGCCGAGTACGATCTGACCGCCGAAGAACTCGGTTTCACAGGCAAACCGGTTGCCGGCCGCAAGGCCACGTCGGTCGCGAGGTACCGCGATCCGACAACCGGCCAGACATGGAGCGGACGTGGGCGCTCGCCAGCGTGGCTCGCCGGCAAGGATCGCGAACGCTTTCTGATCAAAACCTGA
- a CDS encoding GntP family permease yields MSFVIVLAALAFLMFAAYRGYSVILFAPIAALAAVLLTDPAAVAPVFTGIFMDKMVGFVKLYFPVFLLGAVFGKVIELSGFSESIVAAAIRYIGRSRANAVIVAVCALLTYGGVSLFVVVFAVYPFAAELYRQSNIPKRLMPGAIALGAFSFTMDSLPGTPQIQNIIPTTFFKTTSWAAPALGVIGSLFIIVVGLTYLEWRRRQAMATGEGYGTELVNEPERVESKQLPHPLLAVAPLVLVGVANFLLTRWIPNWYGASYTIAPDILPGIHAPVTTTIKSVVAIWAVEGALLLGIVLVIVTAFGRVSERFAIGTKAAVAGALLASLNTASEYGFGGVIAALPGFLVVGNALKSIPNPLVNAAVSVSSLAGITGSASGGMSIALAAMSDTFIKGAEAAHIPMEVLHRVVAMASGGMDTLPHNGAVITLLAVTGLTHRQSYRDIFAVTVIKTLAVFFVIGVYYATGLV; encoded by the coding sequence ATGTCCTTTGTCATCGTCCTCGCCGCCCTGGCGTTTCTGATGTTTGCCGCCTATCGCGGCTACAGCGTGATCCTCTTTGCGCCAATCGCCGCGCTCGCTGCCGTGCTGCTGACCGATCCGGCCGCCGTCGCGCCGGTCTTCACCGGCATCTTCATGGACAAGATGGTCGGCTTCGTCAAGCTGTACTTCCCCGTGTTTCTGCTGGGCGCCGTATTCGGCAAGGTGATCGAACTGTCCGGTTTCTCGGAGTCGATCGTGGCCGCCGCGATCCGCTACATTGGTCGCTCACGCGCCAATGCGGTAATCGTCGCAGTGTGCGCGCTGCTCACCTACGGCGGCGTGTCGCTGTTCGTGGTGGTGTTCGCGGTCTATCCGTTTGCCGCGGAACTGTATCGCCAGAGCAATATTCCGAAACGGTTGATGCCAGGCGCAATCGCACTCGGCGCGTTCTCGTTCACGATGGATTCACTGCCCGGCACACCGCAAATCCAGAACATCATCCCGACTACCTTCTTCAAGACGACGTCGTGGGCCGCGCCGGCGCTCGGTGTCATCGGCTCGCTGTTCATCATCGTGGTCGGTCTTACGTATCTGGAGTGGCGCCGCCGCCAGGCCATGGCAACCGGCGAAGGCTACGGCACGGAGCTGGTCAACGAGCCGGAGCGCGTTGAGTCGAAACAATTGCCGCATCCGCTGCTGGCCGTCGCGCCGCTCGTTCTGGTTGGCGTGGCCAACTTCCTGCTGACGCGCTGGATTCCGAACTGGTACGGCGCGTCGTACACCATCGCGCCGGACATCCTGCCGGGCATTCATGCACCGGTCACGACGACGATTAAAAGCGTGGTCGCTATCTGGGCCGTGGAAGGCGCGCTGCTGCTCGGCATCGTGCTGGTTATCGTGACGGCGTTTGGCCGCGTGAGCGAGCGTTTTGCGATCGGCACGAAGGCGGCCGTCGCGGGTGCGCTGCTGGCCTCGCTGAACACTGCGTCGGAATACGGTTTTGGCGGCGTGATTGCCGCATTGCCGGGCTTCCTCGTGGTCGGCAACGCGCTCAAAAGCATTCCGAATCCGCTCGTCAATGCCGCAGTGTCGGTCAGTTCACTCGCAGGCATCACCGGTTCCGCATCCGGCGGCATGAGCATCGCGCTCGCGGCCATGTCGGATACGTTCATCAAGGGCGCGGAGGCCGCGCATATTCCGATGGAGGTGCTGCACCGTGTCGTCGCGATGGCGAGCGGCGGCATGGACACATTGCCGCACAACGGCGCGGTCATCACGCTGCTGGCGGTCACCGGCCTGACGCACCGTCAGTCGTATCGCGACATTTTCGCGGTGACGGTTATCAAAACGCTGGCGGTGTTCTTCGTGATCGGCGTGTATTACGCGACCGGGCTGGTTTGA
- a CDS encoding DUF3253 domain-containing protein has translation MNHDERDIEQKLLALLSARRAQASICPSDVARALSSDEACWRALMPAVRTVAARLARAHVIRITQGDAAVPPAQIDHGPIRLRRGPAFERGGAGGAPEPGDE, from the coding sequence ATGAATCATGACGAGCGCGATATCGAGCAGAAGCTGCTGGCATTGCTGTCGGCGCGACGGGCCCAGGCGTCGATCTGTCCATCGGACGTAGCACGCGCGCTGTCGTCGGACGAGGCATGCTGGCGAGCGCTGATGCCCGCCGTGCGCACCGTGGCGGCACGGCTCGCGCGGGCGCACGTGATCCGCATTACGCAAGGCGATGCGGCAGTACCACCCGCGCAGATCGACCACGGGCCCATCCGGCTTCGGCGCGGGCCCGCATTTGAGCGCGGCGGTGCTGGCGGCGCACCGGAACCGGGCGACGAATAA